The Maridesulfovibrio hydrothermalis AM13 = DSM 14728 DNA window AGTTTTTTGGAGTAATCAATCAGCGTGAATGAGCACCCCGTATCCGAGAATTGTCTCCCTTTAGAGTGCTTACGTATGGAAGCAACAAAACCGGCTAAAGCCATTCCCCTTTCTGCATCATAAATATATTCGGGCCTCGGCAGTTCATCTGATTCATAAAAAGATGACAACTGCCACGGGAATCCCATAATCTCGGCAATAAACTCACCGCCGGCCGCCTTCTGATAGGGCAAAAGCCAGTCCATCCCTGAATCATGCAGCTGCTGAATATTCTCGCTGATGGCAGTACGCGCTAAAACCTGCTTTCCGGAAAGACGCTCAACAAGCCAAAGCCTGTTCCCTGTATCCTCAATAACGGATCGTGAAACAGCCCGCTCGGGACTACCGGGGATACTCTTATCATTATGGCGGGCAAGGGTTTCAAAACCCCAGGGTTCCAAAGCATCAAGCATATCATTTCCCCATAGAATCAAAATATAAAAAGCCCAGAATTTTCTCTAGGCCCCGCAAGGCCGCCGGAAGCAAACTAAAAACCATACTCAAGCGGTGGATTAACCAGACCGGTCCCGTCTGTTTCAGCTAATTCAACATCATCCTCTTCAAGCTTAACAAACCGGCCGTCTATGCGGAGACGACCTTCTGCCAGCCACTGAGTTGCCTGCGGCAGGATACGGTGTTCCTGCTCAAGAATGCGGAGTCGCAGATCTTCGGGATCTTCACCGGGGCTGGCAGGTACAGCGGACTGAATGATTATTGCGCCATGATCCATTTTTTCATCGACAAAATGGACGGTGCATCCGGCGAGTCTTACGCCATATTTTGAAGCATCACCTTGTCCGTCTACTCCGGGAAAAGCGGGGAGCAGTGCAGGATGGATATTAATTATTTTTCCGGGAAAAGCTGAAAGAAATACGGGAGTGATAATGCGCATGAATCCGGCCATGACGACAGCTTCTACTCCGGACTCTTTGAGAACACGAACCATTTCGCCATCAAATTCTTCGCGGGAACTGAAATCTTTATGACTGAGCGTACAGGTGGGAATACCGTATGCCTGTGCTCTTTTAAGTCCGTAGGCGTTCTCCCTGTTAGAGAGAACCATTTTGATATCTACATCAAGGATTCTTTCCTCCATCTTATTGATGAGGACCTGTAGATTTGAACCGTCACCGGAGATAAGGACTGCAATAGGTAAGCTCATGCATGCTCCGTAAATTAAAAAAGGGAGAAGCCGCTAAGCTTCTCCCCGTATGATTATTCTGCTGCTTCCTGCACCAGTACTTCTACCAGTGCGGGTATGGTGTAATCTTCAGGCTGAATGTCAGGCTCAAAACCGAAACCCTCAAGGGTCTTGGTCGTGATCGGACCTATACAGACAATTTTGACTGAATCTTTATACTTGTGAAAATGCTCCGGCTCAATGAGGTTGAAAAAATTCTCAACGGTGCTGGAGCTGGTGAAGGTCAGGTAATTAATTTTACCGGACTCAAGGGCCTCGGCAACGGGACCGGGATCATTTTCGGAAAGTCCGGTTTCGTAGACAGGCAGAATTTTAACTTCAGCACCGGCCTTACGGAGTTCCTCAGGCAGAACTTCACGGGCAACTTTTGCTCTGGGGATGAGTACTTTTTTGCCTTTAACACCCTTTTCGAGCAGTCCGGCAACCACGCCTTCTGCAATATACTTTTCAGGTACAAAGTCAGGCTTGATACCTTTGGCAACGAGGGCCTCAGCTGTAGCAGGTCCGATAGCGGCAATTTCGAGTCCGGCAAATGCACGGGCATCAAGTCCGGATTCATCAAGCTGTGCGAAGAAATGTTTCACCCCGTTGACAGAAGTAAAGATCAGCCAGTCCCAGTTTGCAAGGGCTTTGATCTCTTTCTGCACAGGGGCGTAATCGGCAACGGGTTCAATGCTTATGGTCGGGAATTCGAACACACAGGCACCGAGTTTGCCGAGGGTGGCAACAAGGCCGCTGGCCTGTTCACGTGCACGGGTGACCACCACGCCTTTGTTGAGCAGAGGTTTCTTTTCAAACCAGCCCAGCTTGTCATGCAAAGAACAGACACCGCCGACAACAATGATGGAAGGTGCCTTGAACTTACGCTCTGCGGCTTCAGCTGCAACGTTTTCAAGAGTGGAAACGAAAGACTGCTGATTACAGCGGGTTCCCCAACGCACGAGGGCAACAGGTGTTT harbors:
- the purN gene encoding phosphoribosylglycinamide formyltransferase — encoded protein: MSLPIAVLISGDGSNLQVLINKMEERILDVDIKMVLSNRENAYGLKRAQAYGIPTCTLSHKDFSSREEFDGEMVRVLKESGVEAVVMAGFMRIITPVFLSAFPGKIINIHPALLPAFPGVDGQGDASKYGVRLAGCTVHFVDEKMDHGAIIIQSAVPASPGEDPEDLRLRILEQEHRILPQATQWLAEGRLRIDGRFVKLEEDDVELAETDGTGLVNPPLEYGF
- the cobA gene encoding uroporphyrinogen-III C-methyltransferase, producing MGLVYLIGAGPGDPGLLTVKAKEVLETADVLIYDYLANIEFLSYCKADCEILYVGKKGGDHTLPQDKINELIVEKAKEGKVIARLKGGDPYVFGRGGEEAEELVEAGIAFEVIPGITAGVAAPAYAGIPVTHRDFTTSVCFITGHEDPTKEKTGHDWEVYAKSTSTLVFYMGVKNLPMIAENLIKNGRDPETPVALVRWGTRCNQQSFVSTLENVAAEAAERKFKAPSIIVVGGVCSLHDKLGWFEKKPLLNKGVVVTRAREQASGLVATLGKLGACVFEFPTISIEPVADYAPVQKEIKALANWDWLIFTSVNGVKHFFAQLDESGLDARAFAGLEIAAIGPATAEALVAKGIKPDFVPEKYIAEGVVAGLLEKGVKGKKVLIPRAKVAREVLPEELRKAGAEVKILPVYETGLSENDPGPVAEALESGKINYLTFTSSSTVENFFNLIEPEHFHKYKDSVKIVCIGPITTKTLEGFGFEPDIQPEDYTIPALVEVLVQEAAE